The genomic region GCCGCGGCGCGGCGGACGCGGGCCGACTCGACCCCGTGGTTCTGGTCCTGCTCGGTCATGCTGCGGAGCCGCTCGTTGGCCTCTTCCAGGGCCGCCTGCGCCCGGGCGACGTCGATCTCGTCGCGGGCCTCGGCGGTGTCGGCGAGGACGATGACCTTGTTGTCGGCCACCTGCAGGAAGCCCCCACCGATGGCGTAGTGGTGCTCCCGCCCGCCCTCGACGTAGGTGAGGCGCCCCGGCTCGAGCGCGCTCATGAAGGGCGTGTGATCCTGGCGGATGCCGAAGCCGCCTTGCACGCCGGGGGCGCGCACCTCGTCGCAGCTGACCGAGAGCACCCGCTTCTCCGGAGTGACGATGTCGAGCGTGATGGCCATGGGGTCGCCTCGGGCCGGCTAGGCCGCCGCCAGCTTCTTCGCCTTCTCGGCGGCCTCCTCGATGGTGCCGACCATGTAGAACGCCTGCTCCGGCAGGTCGTCGTGCTTGCCCTCGACGATCTCCTTGAAGCCGCGGATGGTGTCGGCGAGCTTCACGTACTTGCCGGGGTTGCCGGTGAACTGCTCGGCGACGTGGAACGGCTGCGAGAGGAAGCGCTGGATCTTGCGGGCGCGGGACACGACCAGCTTGTCGTCCTCGGAGAGCTCGTCCATGCCGAGGATGGCGATGATGTCCTGGAGGTCCTTGTAGGTCTGGAGCGTCTCCTGGACCGAGCGGGCCACCCGGTAGTGCTCGTCGCCGACGACCAGCGGGTCGAGGATGCGCGAGGTGGAGTCGAGCGGGTCCACGGCCGGGTAGATGCCGATCTCGGTGAGCTTGCGGCTGAGCACCGTGGTGGCGTCGAGGTGGGCGAACGCGGTCGCCGGGGCCGGGTCGGTGAGGTCGTCGGCGGGCACGTAGATGGCCTGCACCGAGGTGATGGCGCCCTTGTTGGTGGAGGTGATGCGCTCCTGCAGCTCGCCCATCTCGGTGGAGAGGGTCGGCTGGTAGCCCACGGCCGAGGGGATGCGGCCGAGGAGCGCGGACACCTCGGAGCCGGCCTGGGTGAACCGGAAGATGTTGTCGATGAAGAGGAGCATGTCGCGCCCCTCGACGTCGCGGAAGTACTCGGCGATGGCGAGCGCCGAGAGGGCCACGCGGGCGCGGGCGCCGGGCGGCTCGTTCATCTGGCCGTACACGAGCACGCACTGGCTCTCGGAGAGGTTGTCGGACTTGATGACGCCCGACTCCATCATCTCGTGGTACAGGTCGTTGCCCTCGCGGGTGCGCTCGCCGACGCCGGCGAACACCGAGAAGCCGCCGCGCTCCTTCGCCACGTTGTTCACGAGCTCCATGAGGAGCACGGTCTTGCCCACGCCGGCGCCGCCGAAGAGGCCGATCTTGCCGCCGCGGAGGTAGGGGGCGAGGAGGTCGATGACCTTGATGCCGGTCTCGAAGGCCTCGATCTTCACGTTCTGCTCGGTGAGGGTCGGGGCGGAGCGGTGGATGGGGCGGGTCTCCTTGGCCGCGATCGGGCCGAGCTCGTCCACCGGCTCGCCGACCACGTTGAGGATGCGGCCCAGCACCGCCTTGCCGACCGGCATCGAGATCGGGGCGCCGGTGTTCTTCACCGCCATGCCGCGGACGAGGCCGTCGGTCGTGTCCATGGCGATGCAGCGGGCGGTGTACTCGCCCAGGTGCTGCGCCACCTCGACCACCAGGTTGTCCTGGCGCTCGTCGATGCCGGGGTTGGTGATGGCGAGGGCGCTGTAGATCTCGGGCAGGGCGCCGGGCGGGAACTCGACGTCGACGACGGGGCCGATGACCTGGGTGATCCTGCCGTTCTGCAGATGGAGCTCGGTGGCCATGTGTGTGTTGTCCGGTGGCTTTGGGAGGGTTTACTTGAGCGCCTCGGCGCCGCTGACGATTTCCATCAGTTCCTTGGTGATGTAGGCCTGCCGCGCGCGGTTGTAGTCGAGCGTCAGCTTGCCGATCATCTCCTCGGCGTTCTTGGTGGCGGACTCCATCGCGGTCATGCGCGCGCCGTGCTCGCTGGCGGCCGACTCGAGGAGCGCCCGCCACACCTGCATGTT from Anaeromyxobacter paludicola harbors:
- a CDS encoding F0F1 ATP synthase subunit epsilon, translated to MAITLDIVTPEKRVLSVSCDEVRAPGVQGGFGIRQDHTPFMSALEPGRLTYVEGGREHHYAIGGGFLQVADNKVIVLADTAEARDEIDVARAQAALEEANERLRSMTEQDQNHGVESARVRRAAARLSVAR
- the atpD gene encoding F0F1 ATP synthase subunit beta translates to MATELHLQNGRITQVIGPVVDVEFPPGALPEIYSALAITNPGIDERQDNLVVEVAQHLGEYTARCIAMDTTDGLVRGMAVKNTGAPISMPVGKAVLGRILNVVGEPVDELGPIAAKETRPIHRSAPTLTEQNVKIEAFETGIKVIDLLAPYLRGGKIGLFGGAGVGKTVLLMELVNNVAKERGGFSVFAGVGERTREGNDLYHEMMESGVIKSDNLSESQCVLVYGQMNEPPGARARVALSALAIAEYFRDVEGRDMLLFIDNIFRFTQAGSEVSALLGRIPSAVGYQPTLSTEMGELQERITSTNKGAITSVQAIYVPADDLTDPAPATAFAHLDATTVLSRKLTEIGIYPAVDPLDSTSRILDPLVVGDEHYRVARSVQETLQTYKDLQDIIAILGMDELSEDDKLVVSRARKIQRFLSQPFHVAEQFTGNPGKYVKLADTIRGFKEIVEGKHDDLPEQAFYMVGTIEEAAEKAKKLAAA